A region of Lycium barbarum isolate Lr01 chromosome 1, ASM1917538v2, whole genome shotgun sequence DNA encodes the following proteins:
- the LOC132635118 gene encoding metalloendoproteinase 4-MMP-like, which yields MSFFISFFLVSFLFSSPCLSTRTTPIFSSKPINPTNYHKIQGTWHEFEKFAGANKGNQINGISELKKYFHRFGYLKRMDNLNFTDLFDDHLEHALIKYQEKLGLSVTGKLDDNTVSQIISPRCGVSDSTPKLFMHAKRNYVFFTGKPRWSRSIPITLTYAFSPENVINSLSMSETKDAFQRAFNHWASVIPVTFLESNDYGFADIKIGFYKGEHGDGEPFDGVLGVLAHAFSPETGRFHLDAAETWSVDFEREESDVAIDLESVATHEIGHLLGLAHTSVQEAVMFPSLKPREMKVNLKMDDIKGIQALYGSNPNFSYQALSESDTSTNNGVNLRKRPLTWSDFILVLVLWLSM from the exons atgtctttcttcatttctttcttcCTTGTCTCCTTTCTCTTCTCCTCTCCATGCCTTTCTACTAGAACAACACCAATCTTTTCCTCCAAACCTATTAATCCCACAAATTATCATAAAATTCAAGGAACATGGCATGAATTTGAGAAGTTTGCGGGTGCTAACAAAGGCAATCAAATCAATGGAATTTCTGAGCTCAAGAAGTATTTCCATCGATTCGGGTATTTGAAGAGGATGGATAACTTGAATTTTACTGATTTATTTGATGATCACTTGGAGCATGCCTTGATTAAATATCAAGAAAAGTTGGGCCTTTCAGTCACTGGAAAACTTGATGATAATACTGTTTCTCAGATTATTTCACCTAGGTGTGGCGTATCCGATTCTACCCCTAAATTATTCATGCATGCAAAGAGAAATTACGTATTTTTCACCGGCAAGCCAAGATGGTCTAGAAGTATACCAATAACTTTAACGTACGCATTCTCGCCAGAGAATGTAATAAATTCCTTGAGCATGTCGGAGACAAAGGATGCTTTTCAACGTGCGTTCAACCATTGGGCTTCG GTAATACCAGTTACATTCTTGGAAAGCAACGATTACGGATTTGCAGATATTAAAATAGGGTTTTACAAAGGTGAACATGGAGATGGAGAGCCATTTGATGGAGTTCTAGGGGTTTTAGCTCATGCATTTTCACCGGAAACTGGGAGGTTCCACCTTGACGCTGCGGAGACATGGTCAGTGGACTTTGAAAGAGAGGAATCCGATGTAGCTATTGATTTGGAATCAGTAGCTACACATGAGATTGGACATTTGTTAGGGTTGGCACATACTTCAGTTCAAGAAGCAGTGATGTTCCCTAGCTTAAAACCAAGAGAAATGAAAGTGAATTTGAAAATGGATGATATTAAGGGAATACAAGCTCTTTATGGTTCAAACCCTAATTTTAGTTATCAAGCTCTTTCAGAATCTGATACCTCTACAAACAATGGAGTTAATTTGAGGAAGAGACCATTAACATGGTCTGATTTTATTTTGGTCTTAGTCTTGTGGTTGTCTATGTAA